From Nymphalis io chromosome 12, ilAglIoxx1.1, whole genome shotgun sequence, a single genomic window includes:
- the LOC126772436 gene encoding FAU ubiquitin-like and ribosomal protein S30, translating to MQLHIRGQSTHILDVDGEESIGQIKERLRALSDIGNDELTLSVCGAPLEDGLLVSELASTELDLTMPLLGGKVHGSLARAGKVKGQTPKVEKQQKKKKKTGRAKRRIQYNRRFVNVVQTFGRRRGPNSNS from the exons ATGCAATTGCACATCAGAGGACAGTCTACGCACATTCTCGATGTCGATGGAGAAGAATCCATTGGCCAGATTAAG GAGCGCCTCCGTGCCCTTTCTGACATTGGCAATGATGAATTAACACTGTCGGTATGTGGAGCACCTCTTGAGGATGGACTTCTCGTATCTGAGCTAGCTTCAACAGAATTGGACCTTACTATGccattacttggtggtaaagtACACGGTTCTCTCGCTCGTGCCG GTAAGGTAAAGGGACAAACACCAAAAGTTGAAAAGCAgcaaaagaagaagaagaagactgGCCGTGCCAAGCGCAGGATCCAATACAACAGAAG ATTTGTCAATGTTGTCCAGACCTTTGGCCGTCGCCGTGGACCCAACTCTAACTCTTAG
- the LOC126772395 gene encoding dehydrodolichyl diphosphate synthase complex subunit Nus1 translates to MLSKLLRQLLYFLVHLVVQILVAVQNVSRRLCVKNCKISKEQVTKRDVLMLLENVPKMKNRLKHLVVLADSNVHTISELAQLVIWNLVAGVPFVSFYDVTGSLKKLEEELFYEIERNKKGIPGCIKWSNKPDLNGYTNGLQANTVFVNIFSYSDGKPRIAKCIKLIAKGDLQCDRKSKEFTAQEFGEAIMKLNPAIPDPDLVIYTGPLCCTFGLLPWQIRLTEFIQVDVHHNININCYLGALYKYNKCDQRFGK, encoded by the exons ATGTTGTCAAAGCTGCTCCGACAATTGCTGTACTTTCTCGTACATTTGGTAGTGCAGATACTTGTTGCTGTTCAGAATGTATCTCGCCGATTATgtgttaaaaattgtaaaatttccaAGGAACAGGTGACAAAAAGggatgttttaatgttattggaAAATGTGCCAAAAATGAAAAACAGATTAAAACATTTAGTAGTGTTGGCAGATAGCAATGTTCACACCATCAGTGAGTTAGCTCAGCTGGTCATTTGGAACCTAGTGGCTGGAGTACCCTTTGTAAGCTTCTATGATGTAACAG GCTCCTTGAAGAAACTAGAGGAAGAgctattttatgaaatagagaGAAACAAGAAAGGCATTCCAGGCTGCATCAAATGGTCTAATAAACCAGATTTAAATGGTTATACCAATGGTTTACAAGCAAATACTGttttcgtaaatatattttcatacagtGATGGAAAACCTAGAATAGCTAAGTGCATTAAACTTATCGCCAAAGGGGACTTACAATGTGATAGAAAGTCTAAAGAGTTTACCGCACAAGAGTTTGGTGAAgctattatgaaattaaatccTGCTATCCCAGATCCAGATTTGGTCATATATACAGGACCATTGTGTTGTACCTTCGGTCTTTTGCCATGGCAAATTAGACTGACTGAATTTATTCAGGTTGATGtacatcataatattaatataaactgttaTCTAGGtgctctttataaatataataaatgtgatcAGAGGTTtggtaaataa
- the LOC126772327 gene encoding arginine/serine-rich protein PNISR, whose protein sequence is MFSGKDAANSAYPTQWALNPTAYQNIDSSQVDWAALAQQWIAMKEAAAIVGAPPPKVDAEEGEAPMEVENPDINCEAPVTPGSDWNASSNSWGSSWNQWGWGWSGSGPVDPKMTSDPSMTIPPMMDGYSDTTSTTPGYTTGTVTTPTFQHGYWTAPQSENSSNNRSESRSRDRRSKSKNRDSKTPRNRSHRDKPPLIPPVIEPIIMPTPAAASTIDAAKRRQLPAWIREGLEKMEREKQKAIEREQEKKAQEEAEIEKKRLEEEELERIKSEAGSQPVLPAKSKFESESEGSPSESERAASPLGRKSRDELLQEVMLAVRRSLTEILLEVTDQEIHTVSQEELARYTAAQASRLNAMKASKSKALASIASGLGLGAYESSDDSADDEHHDTSDVQLQEIIRRKRQDFERTSREIEAEVRRAELKETGEGTTTPPNATPERPKRSRSSATPPPIDSETPEKKIERRPSKDKRINNKTSDKIENRKLDTIQEEKPKKSNKYENTPSPQKSNKASKDGTNSSSSVSDDDSATSNKSSSESGHESKIENNRTKKRKRRSTSSSESHKKSKKHAKDKTTKSSEKSYTKSKHQPEHERSEKTKSKKREDYYDKHKSRSRDYEKSHKDKYRDDSDEDRPRKRSKRSRSISYESRSGRRKSRDRSEDRSRRRDKRSYDRDSSKRDRSYDRSGRDYDKYDRYERSRDDRHDSYSRHRR, encoded by the exons ATGTTCTCTGGAAAAGATGCCGCAAATTCAGCATATCCCACACAGTGGGCTTTGAATCCAACTGCTTATCAAAATATAGATTCAAGTCAAGTAGACTGGGCTGCTTTAGCGCAACAATGGATTGCTATGAAGGAGGCTGCGGCCATTGTGGGTGCACCACCGCCAAAAGTCGACGCAGAAGAAGGAGAAGCACCCATGGAAGTTGAAAATCCAGACATCAATTGTGAAGCCCCTGTAACACCAGGCTCTGATTGGAATGCTTCATCTAATTCATGGGGAAGTTCTTGGAATCAATGGG GTTGGGGGTGGTCAGGTTCAGGGCCAGTTGACCCCAAGATGACATCTGATCCATCGATGACAATTCCACCAATGATGGATGGATATTCTGACACTACAAGTACTACTCCTGG ataTACTACTGGTACTGTAACCACTCCTACCTTTCAACATGGATACTGGACTGCACCCCAATCAGAAAACTCATCCAATAATAGAAGTGAGAGTAGGAGTCGAGATAGAAGATCCAAAAGCAAAAACAGAGATAGTAAAACCCCTAGAAATAGATCAcacag GGATAAACCTCCTTTAATACCACCAGTCATTGAACCTATAATCATGCCAACGCCTGCTGCTGCATCCACCATTGATGCTGCTAAGAGGCGGCAGCTTCCTGCTTGGATAAGAGAAG gtCTAGAAAAAATGGAACGTGAGAAGCAGAAGGCGATAGAACGTGAACAAGAAAAAAAGGCTCAAGAAGAGGCAGAGATTGAGAAGAAGAGGTTGGAAGAGGAAGAATTGGAAAGAATAAAATCAGAAGCCGGCAGTCAACCTGTACTTCCAGCTAAGAGCAAATTC GAGTCGGAGTCCGAAGGCTCGCCGTCGGAGAGCGAGCGCGCCGCGTCGCCGCTGGGCCGCAAGTCGCGCGACGAGCTGCTGCAGGAGGTG ATGTTAGCCGTACGTCGTTCACTAACAGAAATTCTGCTGGAAGTGACCGACCAGGAGATACATACGGTGAGCCAGGAAGAACTGGCGCGGTATACTGCCGCTCAAG CTTCGCGCCTCAACGCTATGAAGGCGAGCAAGTCCAAGGCGCTGGCGTCCATCGCCAGCGGACTCG GGCTCGGCGCGTACGAGAGCAGCGACGACAGCGCCGACGACGAACACCACGACACCTCCGACGTGCAACTGCAG GAAATCATAAGGCGCAAACGACAGGACTTTGAGCGTACATCGCGAGAAATAGAAGCCGAGGTGCGTCGTGCCGAATTAAAGGAGACCGGCGAAGGAACCACCACCCCACCCAATGCTACACCGGAGAGACCGAAGCGATCGC gatCTTCTGCGACGCCACCGCCCATTGACAGCGAAACGCCTGAGAAAAAGATTGAACGTCGACCTTCTAaagataaaagaataaataataaaacctctGATAAAATCGAGAATAGAAAATTAGATACAATTCAAGAAGAAAAACCAAAGAAGtccaataaatatgaaaatacccCAAGCCCACAAAAATCTAATAAAGCAAGTAAAGATGGGACAAATTCGAGTTCTAGTGTTTCTGATGACGATTCCGCTACTTCTAATAAGTCATCGTCAGAAAGTGGACACGAatctaaaattgaaaataatcgGACCAAAAAACGTAAACGTAGAAGCACCAGTTCTAGTGAGTCccataaaaaatctaaaaaacatGCAAAAGACAAAACAACCAAATCAAGTGAGAAGTCCTACACAAAATCCAAGCATCAACCCGAGCACGAAAGGAGCGAAAAAACAAAATCTAAGAAGAGAGAAGATTACTACGATAAACATAAGTCTAGGAGTAGGGACTACGAGAAGTCGCACAAAGACAAATATAGGGATGATTCGGACGAAGACAGGCCAAGAAAACGCTCCAAGCGTTCTCGTTCCATTAGTTACGAATCGCGTTCCGGTCGACGAAAAAGTAGAGATCGCTCCGAAGATAGATCACGTAGGCGGGATAAGAGATCTTACGATAGGGATAGTTCGAAGAGGGATAGGTCTTACGATAGGTCCGGTCGAGACTACGACAAGTACGATAGGTATGAACGCTCTAGGGACGACCGCCATGACAGCTACTCCCGCCATCGCCGGTGA